One Danio aesculapii chromosome 11, fDanAes4.1, whole genome shotgun sequence genomic region harbors:
- the rs1a gene encoding retinoschisin 1a, with protein sequence MEYRLQNTVLLAILLVSQGFLGLQAQTDGESNDTWAGKSCKCDCDDSSSKMLSKGSSSWPQEMGCMPECPYHKPLGFEAGSISSDQISCSNEDQYTGWFSSWTPNRARLNSQGFGCAWLSKFQDTSQWLQIDLKEVKVVSGILSQGRCDSDEWVTKYTMQYRINDSLNWIYYKDQTGNNRVFYGNSDRSSTVQNLLRPPIVARYIRILPLGWHTRIAMRLELLLCMNKCA encoded by the exons ATGGAGTACAGACTGCAGAACACGGTACTGTTAGCCATCCTGCTGGTGTCTCAAG GTTTTCTTGGTCTGCAGGCACAAACG GATGGCGAAAGCAACGATACATGGGCTGGAAAATCCTGCAAATGTGATTGCGATGATTCCTCCAGCAAGATGCTTTCCAAGGGTTCATCAAGTTGGCCACAGGAGATGGGCTGCATGCCAG AGTGTCCCTACCATAAACCTCTGGGTTTTGAGGCAGGATCTATATCTTCAGATCAGATCAGCTGCTCTAATGAAGACCAGTACACAGGCTGGTTCTCCTCCTGGACGCCAAACAGGGCAAGACTAAACAGCCAAGGATTTGG ATGTGCCTGGCTGTCCAAGTTCCAGGATACCAGCCAGTGGCTTCAGATTGACCTGAAGGAGGTGAAAGTGGTTTCTGGAATCCTGTCCCAGGGCCGCTGTGACTCTGATGAGTGGGTTACCAAGTACACTATGCAGTACCGCATTAATGACAGTCTCAACTGGATCTACTACAAAGACCAAACTGGAAACAACAGG GTGTTCTATGGGAACTCCGACCGCTCTTCCACAGTCCAGAACCTGCTGCGTCCACCAATCGTAGCACGCTACATCCGTATCCTCCCTCTTGGCTGGCACACTCGCATCGCCATGCGCTTGGAGCTGCTGCTTTGCATGAATAAATGCGCCTGA